From the genome of Reyranella humidisoli:
TGCCCGGCCGCGTCGGGTCGTCCGTCGGCATCCGGTGTCCGAGCTTGCGGATCGATTCCGGGATGTTGGAGCCGAGGAACACCAGCTTGTACTCGTCCGGGTGGGCTAGGCCGAACTTGAGATAGGCCTCGCCGAACCGGCGGATCCGCTCGCGCGGTTCGCGGACGGTGGCCTCGATCTCGCTGATGCTCTCGATCAGGTACCCGAAGGTCTGATCGCAGAGCGCCAGCATCATCTGTTCCTTGTCCTGGAAATAGAGATACAGCGCGGGCGCGGACACGCCGACCCGATCCGCGATCCTGCGGATGGTCGTGGCCTCGTAGCCCAGTTCCAGGAACAGCTCCTTGGCGGCCTGGAGGATTTCCTCGCGGCGCGTATGGCCTTCGCCGCGCTTCTTCCGGCCGCCCGTCGCCGCTGTCGAAAAAGCGTTCACTCGGGTTCTCCTGCCCTTGACTATTATATGAACGTCGATAACTTATCAATGGTAAGCTAACGGCGTTTAGATTCTTCAGCCCATAGTAAACGTCCGAAGGAAAGCCCGCCATGCGTCTCCCCAACGTTCAGCTCCCTGCCAAGTTTCCCGTCAAGCTGGCCGTGATGGGCGCGGTCGGCATGGCCTTGGCGGGCGGCGCATTCGCCGCCTTCTCGTTCACTGCGAATGCCAGCCGCCCGGCGGCCAACAGCGAACCGGTCGTCCGGCCCGCGCGCGTTGCAGAGATTTCCTACAAAAAGCAAAGTCAGGCGCTGTTGCTCGCCGGCACGGTCGTTCCCCGCATCGAAAGCACGCTGGGTTTCCGCGTCTCGGGCAAGATCGTCCAGCGCTCGGTCGATGTCGGTGCCCTGGTGCAGGCGGGCGACGTGATCGCGACGCTCGACCCAGCAGACTACAGGCTTGCCGTCGACAATGCCCGCGCTGCCCTCGCTTCCGCCGACGCCGACTATGCGCGCGCCAGGGCCGACCATGAGCGCTACCTGAACCTGCGCGGAAGCACCGCTTTTGTGCCGCAGACGCTCGACCAGCGCCAGTCGCTCGCCTCGACGGCCCTCGCCCGCGTCGACCAGGCGAAGAGCCAGCTTTCCTCGGCGGAGAACAATCTCGCCTACACCGTGCTGCGTGCCGATGCGGCGGGTGTCGTCACCGCCGTCCAGGCGGAAGTCGGCCAGGTGATGGCCCAGGGCCAGGGCGTGATCCGCCTCGCCCGGCTCGACGAACTCGAGATCCTCGTGGGTGTGCCGGAGCACCGCTTGAAGGTCGTGCGCGAGGCGAAGGGCGCCAGCTTCGAGCTGTGGTCCGATCCCGGCCGCCGCCACTCGGCCAAACTGCGCGAGCTGTCGCCCAGCGCCGATCCCGTCACACGCACCTACGCCGCGCGTTTCAGCGTGATCGACCCGCCGGAGTTCATCGGCCTCGGCATGACGGCGACGCTGGGTTTCGAGCGTCCCGACAACACGCCTGTCGCCGAGGTGCCCCTCTCCTCGATCTTCCAGCGCGGCACGCAGCCCGCCGTTTGGGTCGTCGACCGCACCAGCGGCACGGTCGAACTGCGGCCCGTGACGATCGCGCGCTGGCGCGACGACACCGCCGCCATTTCCTCGGGCGTGAAGGACGGCGAGCTGATCGCCACCGCCGGCGTGCACAAGCTCGAGACCGGGCAGAAAGTGAAGCCGCTGCCGATGCAGCAGCAACAGGCGGCGCGCTAGCGACCTCGTCCCGAGGGGAGATTCTCCATGACCACGCGCACCAATCTCTCGGCGATGGCGCTGAAGTACAGCACGCTCACCGTGTTCTTCATGATCGCGCTCACGCTGGCCGGCTTCTATGCCTTCTTCAACCTGGGCCGAGGCGAGGATCCGCCCTTCACCATCAAGCAGATGGTCGTGTCGGCGGCCTGGCCGGGGGCGACGTCACGCGAGGTCGAGCAGCAGGTCACCGAGAAGATCGAGACCAAGCTGCAGGAGCTTCCCTACTTCTTCAACGTCACCAGCTACACCAAGCCCGGCGAGACGGTGATCTTCGTCTCGCTGCGGGACGACACGCCGCCGGCCAAGGTCGCAGATCTCTGGTACCAGGTGCGCAAGAAGGTCGGCGACATCAGGGGCTCGCTGCCGCAAGGCGTGGTCGGGCCGTTCTTCAACGACGAGTACGGCGACACCTACAGCATGATCTGGGCCTTCGAGTCCGACGGCTTCTCGCCGGCCGACGTGAAGGAGATCGCCAAGGCCGTGCGCCAGCGCCTGCTGCGCGTGCCCGACGTCACGAAGGCCGACCTGTTCGGCCTGCAGGACGAGAAGATCTACATCGAGTTCAGCCATACGCGGCTGGCCATGCTCGGCGTCCCGGTCGACCAGATCCTCGAGATCGTACGCCGCCAGAACGCCATCGTGGCCACCGGCACGGTCGAGACCAAGGGCGAGCGCGTGGCCGTCCGCGTCGACGGCGCGCCGACCTCGGCCGAGCAGCTCCTGGCGCTGCCCTTCACCGCCAACGGCCAGACGCTGACCCTGGGCGACGTCGCCGAGATCCGGCGCGGCTACCAGGACCCGCGCCAGTTCGCCATGCGCTTCGGCGGCAAGCCGGTGATCGGCCTCGGCGTCGTGATGGCGCCGGGCGGCAACGTCGAGACGCTGGGCAAGGCACTCGACAGGACGATGACCGAGGTCGAGGCCGCCCTGCCGCTCGGCATCACGGTGCATCGCATTGCCAACCAGCCCGAGGTCGTGGCCAAGTCGTTCGAGGAGTTCAGCGCCTCGCTGCTGGAGGCGCTGGCCATCGTGCTGGTCGTCTCCTTCATCAGCCTCGGCATCCGCACCGGCGTGATCGTGGCGCTGTCGGTACCGCTGGTGCTGGCCATCACCTTTGTGGGCATGCTGCTGCTCGGGATCGACTTCCAGCGCATCTCGCTGGGCGCACTAATCATCGCGCTGGGCCTGCTGGTCGACGACGCGATCATCGCCGTCGAGATGATGATGGTGAAGCTGGAACAGGGCGCGAGCCGCCTGGAGGCCGCCACCTACGCCTATACCTCGACCGCCTTCCCTATGCTGACGGGCACGCTCGTGACGGCCGTCGGCTTCGTGCCGGTCGGTTTCGCCCGCTCCAGCGCCGGCGAATACACCAACTCGATCTTCTGGGTCGTCGGCCTGTCGCTGATCATCTCGTGGTTCGTGGCCGTTCTGTTCACGCCGTGGATGGGCTATCACCTCCTGCCGACGCCCAAGGTCCAGCACCACGATCCCTACAACGGCCGCCTCTACACGCTGTTTCGCAGGATGGTCACGTGGTGCGTCACCTGGCGCAAGACGACCATTGCCATCACGGCGCTGGCTTTCGTCGGCTCGATCGCGGCGTTCGGGCTGGTGTCGAAGCAGTTCTTCCCGACGGCCAACCGGCCGGAACTGATTGTCGACATGAAGCTCGCCCAGGGCGCCTCGTGGACCGCGACCGACGCGGAGGTCCGCAAGCTTGAGGCCTGGCTCGGCAACAATGCCGACGTCGCCTCCTACACGGCCTATGTCGGCGCCGGCAGCCCGCGCTTCTACCTGCCGACCGTGCCCGAGCTGTCGAACGCCAATTTCGGCCAGATCATCGTCATGACCAAGGATCTGGTGGCGCGCGAACGCGTGGTGGCCGAGCTCGACGCCCTCTTCAAGCAGGACTTCGAGGCGGTGCGCGCGCGCGTGCAGCGCCTGCAGAACGGCCCGCCGGTCAGCTACCCGGTGATGTTCCGCGTGCTGGGCGACGACCCGCAGGAAGTCCGCCGGGTGGCCGAGCAGGTGCGCCAGGTTTTCAAGGCCGATCCCGACACCCGCGACGTCAACTTCGACTGGAACGAGCTGGCCAAGACCGTCCGCCTCGAGGTCGACCAGGCGAAGGCCCGGGCGCTGGGTGTCGACTCGCAGGCGCTGGGCAATACCCTGCAGACGCTGCTGACCGGCATCAATGTCACGCAGTATCGCGAGCGCACCGAATCGATCGACGTCGTGGCCCGCGCCGTCGCGCCGGAGCGGCTGAGCGTCGAGGGGCTGGAGGCCATCAATCTCCGCACCTCGACGGGCGGTGTGGTCTCGCTGGCCCAGCTCGCGACGCTGAAGTTCGAGCTGGAGGAACCGATCCTGTGGCGTCGCAACAAGGACCTGCTGATGACCGTCCGTGCCGGTGTGGCCGACGGCGTGCAGGGACCCGACGTCGCCGCCCGTCTCGACAAGGCACTGGCGCCGGTGCGCGCCGCCCTGCCGCCCGGCTACCGCATCGAGGTCGGCGGCGACCAGGAGGAGTCGGCCAAGAGCCAGGCGTCCATCTTCAAGATGATGCCGCTGATGGCCTTCCTGATGATCCTGTTCCTGATGCTGCAGCTCCAGAGCTTCTCCAAGCTGGCGCTGGTGCTGCTCACCGCCCCGCTCGGCCTGATCGGCGTGTCGTTGTTCCTGCTGCTGTTCAACCAGCCGTTCGGCTTCGTTTCCCTGCTGGGCGTGATCGCGCTGGCTGGCATGATCATGCGCAACTCGGTCATTCTGGTCGACCAGATCGACCAGGACATCGCGGCCGGCCATGCCAAGTGGGACGCGGTGATCGACGCCACGGTGCGCCGCGCCCGCCCGATCCTGCTGACCGCGGGCACGGCGATCTTCGCCATGATCCCGCTGTCGCGCAGCGTCTTCTGGGGCCCGATGGCCGTGGCCCTGATGGGCGGCCTGCTGGTGGCCACCGCCCTCACCCTGCTGTTCCTGCCGGCGCTCTACGCCGCCTGGTTCCGGGTGAAGAAGCCCGACGCCGCGACGCAGTCGGCGCCTGCCCACCACGGCCCGCCGTCGCTCGCCATCGCGGCGGAATAGCAAGGAACGCATCGTGCCCGGCCTCGCCTCTCTGCTGATCGTGGCGAGCGCGGCGATCGTTCTCGTGTTGGGCGTGTTGCACCTGCTCTACACGTTCCGCGGCCGCAAGCTGCATCCGCGCGACGCCGAGACGCTTCGCGCCATGCAGCAATCGACTCTATGGATCACGCGACAGGCTACGGTCTGGCAGACCTGGATCGGCTTCAACGCAAGCCACAGTCTCGGCCTCGTGTCGTTCGCGCTGATCTACGGCTACCTGGCGCTGGCAGCACCTGACCTGCTGTTCGGCTCGCTGTTCCTGCGCGGCGTCGGCCTGGCGCTGCTGCTGGCCTATGTCGTCGTCGCCCGGCGCTACTTCTTCAGCGTGCCGTTCCACGGCGTCGTACTCGCGACCGCCTTCTTCATGGCAGGGCTCGTCGTCGGCAGCTTCTAGGAGATGCGGCCCTCGACGGTATGCAGGTCGATCGTCCGCGCGGCGCTGGTCGCCACGATGATCTCGATGCCACGCGCGATGTCGTCCACGGACATCGACGGCGCGCCGCCCAACCGGGACGCCTGCTCCGGCACATAGGGAATGTGCAGGAAGCCGCCGCGCATCCTCCGTGGATGGGTCTCGATGATGTCCATCAGGGAATAGAGGATGTGATTGCAGACGAAGGTGCCGGCGGTGTTCGAGACCATCGCCGGAAGTCCCGCCTTGCGCATCTCCGCGACGCAGGCCTTGATCGGCAGCGTCGCGAAATAGGCCGCGGGACCGTCGATGCGGACGGGCACGTCGATCGGCTGCTTGCGGTCGTTGTCGGGAATGCGCGCATCCTGGACGTTGATCCCCACCCGCTCGAGGCAGAGTTCGGTGCGGCCGCCGGCCTGGCCGACGCACAGCACGATGTCGGGCTTGGCCTTGTCGATCGCCTCCCGCAGCACCCTGGCGGACTTCGCGTAGGACGTCGGCAGGACCGCCGTCACCACGGACACCTTGCCGATCTTCTTCCGGAGCCGGCTCACCGCCAGCGACGACGGATTGACCTTGTCGCCGCCGAACGGATCGAAGCCCGTGACCAGTGCCTTCATGCGGTCCTTACCTCAAACGAAAGGGCGCCCGGTTAGGGCGCCCTGACGTTAATGCCTGATTGGCCGAACGGCTACTTGTTGGCCTTGTCGACCGCGCGGCGGGCCATCACGCCCACCAGATGGGCGCGATATTCGGCGCTGCCGTGGATGTCGCTGTTGAGATCGGTCGCCGGGACCTTGATGTCCTTGATGGCGTCCGACGAGAAGTTCTTGGACAGCGCCTCTTCCATCGCCTTGACGCGGAACACGCAGGGGCCGGCGCCGGTCACGGCGACGCGCACGCCCGCGGCCGTCTTGGCCACGAACACGCCGACCATCGCGTAGCGCGACGCCGGGTTCGGGAACTTCATGTAGGCGGCCTTCTCGGCCTTCGGGAAGCTGATCGAGGTGATGATCTCGCCGTCGCCCAGCGCCGTCTCGAACAGGCCCTTGAAGAAGCTGTCGGCCGCGTGCTTGCCGGTGTTGGTCGTCACCGTGGCGTTCAGCGCCACGACCGCGGCGGGATAGTCCGCCGCCGGGTCGTTGTTGGCGACCGAGCCGCCCATCGTGCCGCGGTTGCGGACCTGCGGATCGCCGATGTGGCCGGCGAGGTCGGCCAGCGCGGGAATGTTGCTCTTCACGTCGGCCGAGGTCGCGACGTCGCCGTGCCTGGTCATGCCGCCGACAACGACGTTGCCGCCCTCGACCTTGATGCCGACCAGTTCCTTGACGTCACCGAGATCGACCACGTCGGTCGGACGGGCCAGGCGCTGCTTCAGCGTCGGGATCAGGGTCATGCCGCCCGACATCGGACGGGCTTCCTCGTTGCCCTTGAGCAGCTTGACGGCGTCGGCGACCGACTTGGGGCGGTGATAGGCGAAATCGTACATCTGGACTTTCCTCCGTTTACTCGGCCGCCGCGCGTTGGGCGCCCTGGATCGACTGCCACACGTTGAGCGGCGTGGCCGGCATTTCGACGTGCTTGACGCCGATCGGCGCCAGCGCGTTGTGGACTGCATTCATCACGGCGGCGGGCGCGGCGATGGCGCCGGCTTCACCGCAACCCTTCACGCCCAGCGGATTGTGCGGGCACGGGGTGACCTTGTAGCCGAGCTTGAACGACGGGAAGTTGTCGGCGCGCGGCATGGTGTAATCCATGAACGACCCGCTCAGCAGCTGGCCGGTGTTCTTGTCGTAGACGGCGCCCTCGAACAGCGCCTGACCGACGCCCTGGACGATGCCGCCATGGACCTGACCTTCGACGATCATCGGGTTGATGATGTTTCCGAAATCGTCGACCGCCGTATGGGCGATCACCTCGACGATGCCGGTGTCCGGGTCGATCTCGACCTCGCAGATCTGCGTGCCGGCCGGATAGACGAAGTTCGCCGGGTCGTAGAAGGCGTTCTCGTCCATGCCCGGCTCGATCTCGGCGAGCGGATAGTTGTGCGGCACGTAGGCGGCGAACACCGCCTGCGCCAGCGGCACGTTCTTGTCCGTGCCGGCGACCTTGAAGGTGCCGTTCTCGAACACGACGTCGGCCACGTCGGCTTCCATCAGATGGGCCGCGATCTTCTTGCCCTTGGCGATGATCTTGTCGGTCGCCTTCATGATCGCCGAGCCGCCGACGGCCAGCGAGCGGCTGCCGTAGGTGCCCATGCCGAAGGTCGTCGTCGAGGTGTCGCCGTGGACGACCTCGATCTGGTCCATCGGGACGCCGAGCTTGTCGTGGACGAGCTGGGCGAAGGTCGTTTCGTGGCCCTGGCCGTGGCTGTGCGAGCCGGTGATGACCTGCACGTTGCCCGTCGGGTTGAACTTGATCTGCGCCGATTCCCACTGGCCGACGCCGCCGCCCAGCTGGCCGATCACCTGCGAAGGCGCCAGGCCGCAGGCCTCGATGTAGGACGAGAAGCCGATGCCGCGCAGCTTGCCTCGCGACTTCGCCTCGGCCCGGCGGGCCTCGAAGCCCTGATAGTCGGCGATTTTCATCGCCTCGTCGATGATCGGCGGGTAGTTGCCCGAATCGTACTGCAGCGCCACCGGCGTCTGGTACGGGAAGGCCTCCGCCGGGATGAAGTTCTTCCGGCGCAGCTCGGCCGGATCCATCTTCAGCTCGGCCGCGGCCTTGCTGACGATCGTCTCGATCACGAAGGTCGCCTCGGGACGGCCGGCGCCGCGATAGGCGTCGACCGGCGCGGTATGCGTCACGGCGGCCTTCACGTTGGCGTAGATGAGCGGCGTCGTGTACTGGCCCGCCAGCAACGTGGCGTAGAGATAGGTCGGCACCGCCGTCGAGAAGGTCGACAGGTAGGCGCCCATGTTGGCGATGGTCTCGACCTTGAGGGCCAGGAACTTGCCGTCCTTGTCGAGCGCCAGCTCAGCATGGGTGACGTGGTCGCGGCCGTGGCAGTCGGTCTGGAAGGACTCGCTGCGCTCGGCCGTCCACTTGATCGGCCTGCCGACCCGCGAGGCCGCCCAGCAGACCATGGTCTCGTCGGCATAGCAGAAAATCTTGCTGCCGAAGCCGCCGCCCACATCCGGAGCGATGACCCGCAGTTTGTGCTCGGGGATGCCCAGCACGAAAGCCGACAGGATCAGGCGCAGCACGTGCGGGTTCTGCGAGGTCGACCAGAGCGTGTAGTTGCCCGTGCCCTTGTCGTACTCCGCCGCCGCCGCGCGCGGCTCCATGGCATTGGGGATCAGGCGGTTGTTGACGATGTCCATTTTGGTGACATGCGCCGCCTTGGCGAACGCCGCCTCGACATCGGCCTTCACGCCGATTTCCCAATCGTAGATCAGGTTGCCGGGCGCTTCCGGGTGGACCTGCGGCGCACTCTTGTCGAACGCCTTCGCCAGATCGATGTTGGCCGGCAGGACCTCGTAGTCGACCTTGATGGCCTCGGCGGCGTCCCTCGCCTCGTCGTAGGTATTGGCCACGACCATCGCGACGGTGTCGCCGACATAGCGGACGGTATCGACCGCCATTACTGGATGCGGCGGCGACTTGTGCGGCTCGCCATGCTTGTCCTTGACCACCCAGCCGCAGATCAGGCCGCCCACCTTGGCATCGACAAGATCCTTGCCGGTGAAGATATTGACGACGCCTGGATGCTTCTCCGCCGCGGAGATGTCGATGCTCTTGATCTTCGCATGGGCATGCGGCGAACGCAGGAAATACGCGTAGGTCGCCCGGGCGAGGGGCAGATCGTCGACATAGCGGCCGGTTCCCGTCAGGAAGCGCTTGTCTTCCGTCCGGAGAACCCGCGCGCCGATTCCGGTGGCGGAAGTCATGGCGTTACACCCCTGCGGACTTCATGGCCGGCGCAGCGGCCAGGATTGCCTTCACGATATTGTGGTAGCCGGTGCAGCGGCAGAGATTGCCCTCCAGCTCCCGGCGCACCGTGGCCTCGTCGAGCTGGTAGTTGTGGCGCTTCACCATATCGATGGCGCTCATCACCATGCCGGGAGTGCAGAAGCCGCACTGGAGGGCGTGGTTGTCGCGGAAAGCCTCCTGCATCGGGTGCAGCTTGTCAGCGCTGGGGGCCAGGCCCTCGATCGTCGTCACCTTGGCACCCTCGGCCTGGACCGCGAGCATGGTGCACGACTTGATCGACTGGCCATCCACATGGACGACGCAGGCGCCGCACTGGCTGGTGTCGCAACCGACATGAGTGCCGGTCATGCCGAGATGCTCGCGCAGGAACTGAACCAACAGCGTGCGCGCCTCGACCTTGCCCGAGACGGACTTGCCGTTGACGGTCATGGCGACGGAAATTGTCATACTCAGATCTCCCCTCACGTATTGGTTCGCGCGGCGGGCGCCGGAGCGCTTCCGCAAATCATTGGCGCGACTCTCGCAAGCCCCTCACAGCGCGGTCAAGGGAATTGCAAGTTTCGTTCGCCAGCTGCTAACGACTCGCAACAAAAACGAGAATCAGGATCACGGCGCCGACGCCGATGATCGTCCAGTGCCGGAAACCTCGCTGCACCGCAGCAGACGGCACCGGCGGCGGATCGCCCGGCATCGCCATCAGGCGGCGACCGGCGGCGGCGCGCCCACGCTCTCGGCGAACTTGCCGAAGAACTGGTCCGCGAGCTTCTTGGCGGTGCCGGTGATCAGGCGCGCGCCGACCTGGGCGATCTTGCCGCCGACCTGGGCGTCCACCTCGTATTTCAGGATCGTGTCACCGCCGTCTTCGGTCAGGGTTACGACCGCACCGCCCTTGGCGAAGCCGGCGACACCGCCCTGCCCCTCGCCGGAGATGCGATAGCCGTTGGGCGGGTCGATGTCGGACAGCGTGACCTTGCCACCGAAGGCGGCGCTCACGGGCCCGATGCGCAGCCTGACCTTGGCCGTCATCTCGGTGGGAGACAGCATCTCCAGTGATTCGCAGCCCGGAATGCAGGCTTGCAAAATGGCCTGGTCGTTCAGCGCCGCGAAGACTTTCTCGCGCGACGCACCGATCCTGTATTCACCCTTGATTTCCATTTCGTAACTCCCGGCTCTCAGCGCCTACCACTTGTTGGTATAGGAGTCCGGAGGCAGTTCTGCCAGTGGTTCGCGTACCGAGACATAGATGGTGGCGACATAGGGCACGGCCATCAGCAGCGCGAGAAACGCGAACCAGTTGGCCTGTGTGTTCCAGAACAGCGTACGGATGACCCAACGGCCTCCGTCGGCCGAGACGAAACCGCCGGCGCCGCCGTCGTGCAGCTTGATCGCACCTTCCGTCACCACCAGCACGATGGCCCAGAAGATCAGCATCGAGGCCAGCACGATCTCGGGCAGGACAGGCGCGAAACGGCTGAGCCGGCGATCCATGCGCACGAAGCCACGGCTGCCGTCGTAGCCCAGCAGGCGGCCGAAGGAGAGCGCCTTGGCGATCCGATGGTCGCGCGCCACCGGCTCGGTGCGCAGGATGGTGATGGTCTTCCACAGCATCAGCACGATGCTCGGGATCACGAAGCTCCACATCGGGAAGTCGCGATAACGGCCGTCGATCGCGATCTGGCGGAACCAGTCGCCGATGCGGATCACGCCATCGTACCAGTCGATGCTGATCACGATGAGGTAGAAGATGCAGAGCAGCGTCAGCGCCAGATAAAGCATCTGCGCCAGCAGGTCGGTGCGCTGGACGATGCGGTAGCGCGGCAGTTCGCGCCACGCCCGCCAGGAGTCGCGGACCCGTGCACCGTAGAGCGACGGATCGGCCATCTGGCCGGTCAGGCTGTCGGAGATGCCGCGCAGCAGCGCGTAGCTGAACAGGGCGAGCAGGATCGCCCAGAAGGCGACGCCAAGAGTCCGCTCGAAGTAGAAGTTGCGGGTCAGATCGACCCAGGTCGCCTCGACGTAGCAGGTCGCCACGAGCTGGGCGAAGAACGCGAAGATGCAGATTCCCTTCCAGTGGCGCGCCTTGCGCTGGCTGGCGTAAGCCAGCAGCAGCAGGGCGCCGGCGATCGTCGAGATGGTGAACAGGATCTGCCAGTGCGGCTCCGCCCGCACCGGCTTGCCGAGTTCGAACTTGTCGTGGCGCTGGGCGTCCAGCAGACCCCAGGCGGCGCCGACGGTGCCCTCCTGGCGAGCCTTCCAGTACTGGTCGAACGCCTCGATGACGTTGTAGTCGAAGCCCTCGCGCTCCGCGGCCTGGCGGAAGATCGAGAAATACTTCACCTGCTCGACGCGGCCCGGGCGTGCGTCGGACCGCATGCGGCCGTCGCTCGGCCAGCCGGTCTCGCCGATCACGATCTTCTTGTCGGGAAAGCGCGCCTGGACCTTCTTGTAGATGTCGACCAGATGCTTCTCGATCGCGAGCTTGCCGTCGGCTTCCCTGCGATCCACGCCGATCGGCTCATCCTCCCAGTAGGGCAGGATGTGGATCGTGATGAAGTCGACCTCGTCGGCCAGCTGCGGATTGCGCAGCCAGAATTCCCAGACGTCAGCGTAGGTCACGGGCTGCGTGACCCTCTGCTTCACCTGCCGGATGTAGCGCCGCAGTTCGCTGGCCGTCAGGTCCTTGCGCAGCAGGACCTCGTTACCGACGATCACCCGCTCGATCGTGTCCTTGTATTTGTTGGCATGGTCGATCAGCAGGTTGATCTGCTCGAGATTTTCCTTGTCGTTGTTGTTCAGCCACGCGCCGTGCCAGACCTTGAGCCCGTACTTGCCGGCATTCTGAGGCACTGCCTCCAGGTTCTCGCCAGAGGAATAGGTGCGAACCGCCTTCACCTTGCCCTCCAGGCGCTTGAGATCGGAATCGATCTGCGCCGGCGTCGGGAAGGTACGCGTGAGAGGGCTCTGGCCCGGCCGATAGGGAGCGAACGAAACGCTCTGAAGAGGTGCCGTACTCCAGCCGGCAATGTCGACCGGCCGGTTCGGAACCCACCACCACAGGAAATTGAGAGCCGCTACGACCGCGAAAGCCAGCAGCGCCACGAGTGCACGCATGGGGAGGCTTGTAGCAGGATCGCTGAGCGGACGTATGGCTTTTCGAGGGCTCTTGTCCCCAAAAGCTACAAGGCGCCCCGCTGCAGGCCGGCGATGGCCTGGCGCACGACCTGGTGGCCGCGAAACAGCACCGCCTCCTTCCAGTCGTCGGTCTCGGGGTAGAACTGCCGCCGCATGGCCTTGCGCACCGCCTCGGCTTCCTTGCCCAGCGGGTCGCCGTATTTGTGCAGCCAGTGATCGGCCCGGAAGGCCTTCTGGCCGCTCTCGCGGTCGAAGGTGCCGTATTCCAGGGTGCACATGGTGAGCCGGGTCTGGGGCTCCTTCAGGACGCGGTTCAGGCCGTAATGGCCGAGACCGTCGCGCGCCTGGGAAGCCGTCTGGCCCC
Proteins encoded in this window:
- a CDS encoding xanthine dehydrogenase family protein molybdopterin-binding subunit — protein: MTSATGIGARVLRTEDKRFLTGTGRYVDDLPLARATYAYFLRSPHAHAKIKSIDISAAEKHPGVVNIFTGKDLVDAKVGGLICGWVVKDKHGEPHKSPPHPVMAVDTVRYVGDTVAMVVANTYDEARDAAEAIKVDYEVLPANIDLAKAFDKSAPQVHPEAPGNLIYDWEIGVKADVEAAFAKAAHVTKMDIVNNRLIPNAMEPRAAAAEYDKGTGNYTLWSTSQNPHVLRLILSAFVLGIPEHKLRVIAPDVGGGFGSKIFCYADETMVCWAASRVGRPIKWTAERSESFQTDCHGRDHVTHAELALDKDGKFLALKVETIANMGAYLSTFSTAVPTYLYATLLAGQYTTPLIYANVKAAVTHTAPVDAYRGAGRPEATFVIETIVSKAAAELKMDPAELRRKNFIPAEAFPYQTPVALQYDSGNYPPIIDEAMKIADYQGFEARRAEAKSRGKLRGIGFSSYIEACGLAPSQVIGQLGGGVGQWESAQIKFNPTGNVQVITGSHSHGQGHETTFAQLVHDKLGVPMDQIEVVHGDTSTTTFGMGTYGSRSLAVGGSAIMKATDKIIAKGKKIAAHLMEADVADVVFENGTFKVAGTDKNVPLAQAVFAAYVPHNYPLAEIEPGMDENAFYDPANFVYPAGTQICEVEIDPDTGIVEVIAHTAVDDFGNIINPMIVEGQVHGGIVQGVGQALFEGAVYDKNTGQLLSGSFMDYTMPRADNFPSFKLGYKVTPCPHNPLGVKGCGEAGAIAAPAAVMNAVHNALAPIGVKHVEMPATPLNVWQSIQGAQRAAAE
- a CDS encoding (2Fe-2S)-binding protein, which produces MTISVAMTVNGKSVSGKVEARTLLVQFLREHLGMTGTHVGCDTSQCGACVVHVDGQSIKSCTMLAVQAEGAKVTTIEGLAPSADKLHPMQEAFRDNHALQCGFCTPGMVMSAIDMVKRHNYQLDEATVRRELEGNLCRCTGYHNIVKAILAAAPAMKSAGV
- a CDS encoding glycoside hydrolase family 17 protein; amino-acid sequence: MRALVALLAFAVVAALNFLWWWVPNRPVDIAGWSTAPLQSVSFAPYRPGQSPLTRTFPTPAQIDSDLKRLEGKVKAVRTYSSGENLEAVPQNAGKYGLKVWHGAWLNNNDKENLEQINLLIDHANKYKDTIERVIVGNEVLLRKDLTASELRRYIRQVKQRVTQPVTYADVWEFWLRNPQLADEVDFITIHILPYWEDEPIGVDRREADGKLAIEKHLVDIYKKVQARFPDKKIVIGETGWPSDGRMRSDARPGRVEQVKYFSIFRQAAEREGFDYNVIEAFDQYWKARQEGTVGAAWGLLDAQRHDKFELGKPVRAEPHWQILFTISTIAGALLLLAYASQRKARHWKGICIFAFFAQLVATCYVEATWVDLTRNFYFERTLGVAFWAILLALFSYALLRGISDSLTGQMADPSLYGARVRDSWRAWRELPRYRIVQRTDLLAQMLYLALTLLCIFYLIVISIDWYDGVIRIGDWFRQIAIDGRYRDFPMWSFVIPSIVLMLWKTITILRTEPVARDHRIAKALSFGRLLGYDGSRGFVRMDRRLSRFAPVLPEIVLASMLIFWAIVLVVTEGAIKLHDGGAGGFVSADGGRWVIRTLFWNTQANWFAFLALLMAVPYVATIYVSVREPLAELPPDSYTNKW
- a CDS encoding SRPBCC family protein encodes the protein MEIKGEYRIGASREKVFAALNDQAILQACIPGCESLEMLSPTEMTAKVRLRIGPVSAAFGGKVTLSDIDPPNGYRISGEGQGGVAGFAKGGAVVTLTEDGGDTILKYEVDAQVGGKIAQVGARLITGTAKKLADQFFGKFAESVGAPPPVAA